Genomic segment of Paenibacillus macerans:
AATAGGAGGCGGACGGCGTGCAAGTGATCAAAGCGGTGCAAAAAGCTCTGCTGACGGCGTTCCTGGGGGTGATCGGCTTGCTGCTGCTGTTCCCGGTCGTCATTACGTTCACCAATTCGCTGATGACGGAACAGGAGCTGGAGATCAATTACGGGGTGATCGGAAAGCTCACGGAGGTGACTTCGACCGGTGCCGGAACCTTCGTCAATCTGAAATGGGTGCCGGACCAGGTCACCTTGGAGCAGTACGGCCGGCTGTTGGTGTATACCCCGAAATATTTGGTGATGTTTTGGAATTCCGCGGGACTGGTGCTGCCGATCATCGCCGGACAAACGGCGGTGGCGGCGATGGCCGCCTATGCGCTTTCCAAACTGCGGTTTCGCGGACGTGACGCGCTCTTCCTGGTCTATTTACTGTCGATGCTGATGCCCTTTCAGGTGACGCTGGTCCCCAACTATATCATGGCCGATAAGCTGGGGCTGCTGCACAGCCCGGGAGCGGTGATCCTGCCGGGCGTGTTCGCCGCGTTCGGGGTATTCATGCTGCGCCAGTTCATGCTGCATATCCCTTACGCTTATATCGAAGCCGCCAAAATGGACGGCGCCGGCCATCCGCGGATATTCCTGGCGCTCATCCTGCCGATGGTCAAACCGGGACTGGCGGCGCTAGTGGTCTTGCTGTTCGTCGATTATTGGAATATGGTCGAGCAGCCGCTGATCTTTTTGGACCCGCTCAAGCAGCCTTTATCGGTCTTTCTATCGAGATTAAGCGGAGAATGGGGGACGGCTTTTGCCGCATCCATGCTGTACATGTCTCCGATGGTGCTGTTGTTCCTCTATGCGGAGACATATTTCATCGAAGGCGTGCAGTTGTCCGGGATCAAGGGATAAGGGGGGATGCAAAACGATGGAGTTAGGGAAAGAGCAGGCTGATCGTAAACGGAAAAAACTGATTTTCACCGTCTTTATGCTGCTGATGGGGGGACTGCTGTTTTTCACGTTTTTCAGCAACACGCTCCAATCGGTGACCTTACCGAAGGTCCGGACGGTGCAGGCGGCGGCCGGGGGGCTTACATACAAGCTGGAGGGCAGCGGGATCTTGCGGCCGGCAAAGCAGGCGGAGCTGGCGAATCCGGCGGGCTGGAAGGTCCGGGAAGTGCTCGTGAAGGAAGGCGAAGCGGTTAAAAAAGGGCAGAAGCTTGTGCTTTACGACAGCGGCGCCGCCGAGCGTGAGCTTGAGGATGAGCTCGCAGAGCTAAAGAAGCAACGAATCGCGCTGCAAAACGTTCAGGATCAATTTATTCAGGCGACGGTTAGCGGAGACGATTCCGCCCTTCGTACGACTAAACGCGAGTTGGAAACGCGAAAACTCGATATCTCGGTGCAGGAGCGGAAAATCGCGGGGCTGCAGGAGCAGTTAAACCGCGAGCGGGAACTTTTGGCCCCGTTTGACGGGGTGATTGAGGAAGTGAATGCGGTGGAGGGCTTGGCCTCGGCGGGACTGCCGGATGCGGTGGTATCGAGCGGCAGCGCGGGATACCTGCTGGAGATTGCCGTCGACGGGCCGCTGATCGGCCGTCTCGGGACCAGGGTCGGGCAGAACATCGAGGTTGAGGTTGCCCAGGCCGCCGATCAACTGGCGTACAGGCTGGAGGGCACGATCGAAGAAATAGCCGATGCGGGATCGCGGATCTACGGTTCGTCGGAGAACGGTACCGGAACGCAGGAGGCTGTGCCGCAAAAGCTGCTGCGCATCCATGTGGCCGATCCCGGCCTGAAAGGGGGCGAGCAGGCTTCGGTCAAGCTGGAGCAGGTTTCCTCCGACAAAGGCTGGGTGCTTCCGAACGAAGCGGTTCATCGCGACGGCGAAAAGCGGTTTATTTTCAAGGTGGAGGAACAGCTGGGCGCTTTGGGCAATGTGTTTGTGGCCCGCAAGGTGCCGATCGAAACGAGCGCCGTGAACGAAGGGGAAACGATGATTCCGGCGGATCTCCTGTATGAAGGAGACCTGATTATCCTGGAAAGCAGCGAGCCGTTGCAGGACGGCAACCAGATTCGTTTGCAATAAATTGTTGAAAACCTGACTTTTTGAACACGGACTTTAAATAAAGATGTGAGGAGAACAAGGAGGTATATCCCATGAAAAAACGGTTGGCAATGACACTAATTGGAGCTTTAATACTTTCGGTGGCGATGACCGCATGCGGAGCCGGCGGCGGAGGGCCGGAGACGGGCGGGAAGAAAGAGCAGCCTGCCCAGGAAGGGGGCAAAACCCGGCTGACCTTATCGGTTCAGGAAATGACTCCTTTTTATGAAGCGTTGAAGCGTAAGTTTGAAGCGAAATACCCGGACATCGATTTGAACGTTCAGGCTTACAAGCAAGCCGGAGAAGAGAGTGAGCCCGGCGATTTGGACGAGTACCGGAAGTCGATCAATACGGAGTTGCTCTCGGGGCAAGGAGCAGACGTGTTCGAGCTCGATAACTTGCCGGTGGGCGATTATGTCGGAAAGGGCCTGCTTTTGAACATGGATTCGCTGTTGAGCCAGGATAAGACTGTGAACACGGACGATGTGCAAATGAATGTGCTGGAGGCGATGAAGGAAAGCGGCGGCCTGTACGCTGTTCCGGCCGGCTTTAGCCTGAGGGCGTTTATCGGCGACGGCGAGGTGTTGAAAGACGCCGGCATCGAGGAAGGAA
This window contains:
- a CDS encoding carbohydrate ABC transporter permease, with protein sequence MQVIKAVQKALLTAFLGVIGLLLLFPVVITFTNSLMTEQELEINYGVIGKLTEVTSTGAGTFVNLKWVPDQVTLEQYGRLLVYTPKYLVMFWNSAGLVLPIIAGQTAVAAMAAYALSKLRFRGRDALFLVYLLSMLMPFQVTLVPNYIMADKLGLLHSPGAVILPGVFAAFGVFMLRQFMLHIPYAYIEAAKMDGAGHPRIFLALILPMVKPGLAALVVLLFVDYWNMVEQPLIFLDPLKQPLSVFLSRLSGEWGTAFAASMLYMSPMVLLFLYAETYFIEGVQLSGIKG
- a CDS encoding efflux RND transporter periplasmic adaptor subunit produces the protein MELGKEQADRKRKKLIFTVFMLLMGGLLFFTFFSNTLQSVTLPKVRTVQAAAGGLTYKLEGSGILRPAKQAELANPAGWKVREVLVKEGEAVKKGQKLVLYDSGAAERELEDELAELKKQRIALQNVQDQFIQATVSGDDSALRTTKRELETRKLDISVQERKIAGLQEQLNRERELLAPFDGVIEEVNAVEGLASAGLPDAVVSSGSAGYLLEIAVDGPLIGRLGTRVGQNIEVEVAQAADQLAYRLEGTIEEIADAGSRIYGSSENGTGTQEAVPQKLLRIHVADPGLKGGEQASVKLEQVSSDKGWVLPNEAVHRDGEKRFIFKVEEQLGALGNVFVARKVPIETSAVNEGETMIPADLLYEGDLIILESSEPLQDGNQIRLQ